The Candidatus Berkiella aquae sequence CAACCAGCTACATACAATGTCATGTAGCTACCCACAACCATCCACGCAACCGTACCAAAAGTCAGTGCAAGCATTTCTTCTTGTCCACGTTTAAACAGTATTAAACCAACAGCGATTGTTAAAAAATTAAAAAGAAAGGTAATACCAACAGCGCTGATAGTGCCTACCGTAACGGCTTTCCAATAAATGTGTTTTGTTCTTTCTTTTACAGTGGTTAAAGGGATTGTATTGTCGTTCATTGCTTTATTTCCTTCTACTTGTTTATTGCCCACCAAAAAGCAAATAAATGACTAACAATATCGGTAGTGGCACACCTAAGAGCCATAAAATAATATATTTCATACCGCACTTCCCAAATACATTCATCCTAATGACCAATATAGTCTAATAAAGTGTTGCAATGAGCCTGATACCATTAACATACTGGTTATCTGACATTCAGTTGTTATTTGTGCTTTTTCTTAAAATCTTGCATTTGTTCACCAATTTCAAGGAGTAAATTTCGTGACAATAATTTAATGGCTTGAGGGAATTTCTCATCCTCTTCTTCTTCAATATGATGATCATTAAGCTCTTTAAACACAGTAAATTTAGCAGTCCACTTTTCTGATTTTGGATCAGTTCTACTCAATTTAGTAATCATGTGTTCAACTAATACTACTTCTTCATGATGTTCAAGTACATTGGCTCTGCTTTTTGAGAGTTCAATTAAATGAGGGTAAAAAAGCTGTTCTTCCATTTTTTCGTGCAATTTAGCCTCGTGTTTTATCGTATTAAATAATTTTTTTCGTTCAGCTGCCTTTTTTTCACTCATTTTAGAAAGTTTTAATAACAGTTGTTTCATTTTTTTATGATCAGTCAGTAAAATCTGAATAGCATTCATATAGACTCTCCTTTGAATGTTTTAAATGAGTATAGACAAATATATTGTCTGTAAATTTGACATTTTTCACAGTTAACTGTTATTTGTAATATCAATTTCGATGTTGGATTGTACTATCTTCCTTATATATAGTGCTGAAATATTGCAATCCTAATTGCGATCGAATTGTAATATGTAGGTTTTTAAGGAGGACAATTATGTCACTTAATCAAGAACCACAACGATCTATTTATGAAAATCATTGCTTACATTACTATAAGGTAAAAACGATAAATTGGTCAGCTGTCATTTCAGGAGCAATGATTGCCTTTGGTTTAACTTTTTTGTTCAATCTTTTAACATTAGGCATAGGGCTTACCATCATCAGCACCAGTGAACAAGGGGTAAGAGATCTTGCTTTTAATGGCTTTATATGGTCATTGATTGGAGGCGTTATCATTTTATTCATTGCCGGATGGAAAACAGGGAAATTAATCAAGTTACATCCTTCAGATATTGCATATTGCCACGAGAAGCTCAATGCAAATTTAGCTCAAGCTTCAGCGCCAATGGAAGTTTGTAAAACAAAGTGTTGTTATCATGGGATGACTCACGGATTTTTGGCCTGGGCACTTTATCTTATAATCAGCTTAGTTTTTACCTTTCTTCTATCTCATGCGACAGCTGTGAGTTCATTAAATTCTTCCTTTCTTAATATACCACTCGGTATTCCGCAAGCGGTTGCTGAAACTGCCAATACAGCTAAAGTTCAACAAAAAGCAACTGCTGAGGTACCTATTTCACCTAAAACTGCAGAAAAGGCGGGCATAGAAATTATTGGAATATTTCTAATATTTACCTTAGGCGCAGCAGCTTCTAGCATTGGTTGTCATTTAGGACTACTTTGTCATCGAAAATGTGTTACAGCCAATCTCAATAAATAAGTTAAGGAGGAAAAAATGATAGGAACATTATTATTAATATTATTAGTTCTGCTCTTATTAGGAGCCATTCCAGCATGGCCTTATAGCAGAGAATGGGGATACTATCCTAGCGGTACTATCGGTCTGGTATTATTAATCCTTATCTTACTACTCCTGCTAGGAAGGGTACCGTTTTAGATGCCTAGTAGACACATGCTAACACTGACGTGTTGTTTTATAAAGATATTCCTGATATTGGTAAGTAACTTTTTTTAAAATGAATCTTACCAAAGCGACGTTCGAATAATTTAATTCGAACAAGAACTAGATATGAAGCTACAGCTTGTGACGCTCAAACATTAAACCATGCTGATACAGCTTGAAAGTGTAAATTCCTTTAGGATAGAAATAGATTCTTATCCAGGTTCCAACAATCGTTGTTATGATTATAGGTAAGGCAACATAGTAATTTTTGCTTATTTCTAGAATGAAAACAATCGATGTAATTAACGCACCGGTAACACTCGCTAGCATACCCCCCATCCCGCCAACCACAAAATAGATGATATTAATTTGCATACTAGGGAAACAATATTGAAGAACAAGCCCAAATGCTCCGCCTAATGTTGCCCCTAAAAACAAGCTAGGAGAAAAAAGGCCGCCTGTCGCACCAGAACCTAAGGTTAAGTATAATGCCAATAATTTACAGAAAAATATCAATAGTATTAACCCTATATTTCGCAGCATAGAATCTATAATGTCTTGAATGGCAGCATATCCCATGGCAACGATATAATAATGCCCAAAGAACTTCATTAATAAATACAGCATAATACCGACTAACCCAAGCCCTATGGTATGCCTTAAATAGAGATTTTTAATATTTTTCTCAAATAGTGTTTTAAACCAGCTTATGCCACTCATTAATAACACGGCAGCTAATCCTACTAAAATACCTAAAGGGATATATAAAAGAAGCTGTTTAGCATAAAGCAACATATTGTCAGGGGGTAATATTTTAAAGTGGAATAGAGTTTTATCTCCATGAAATAACTTCCAGACTAATATGCCAGTTACTGCTGAAATACCAATCAACACAACATGTGAAAGGGTAAAAGCAAATAGGAGTATTTCGAGTGCGAAGACAACACCTGTTAACGGTGCATTAAATATGGCAGCAACACCCGCCGCAGAGCCCGCCGCGGTTAGAACTAATCTTTGTTGCGCTGGAAGGTTTTTAATCCCCCCTAATAGATAACTTAATGTGGCTCCTAATTGCGTAATGGGAATTTCCCAGCCCGCCGAGCCACCCGTACCAATCGTGATAGTAGAAGCTAAAGATTTTGCTAATTCAATCGCGTAACGATTTTTACCTTCTTCAGGGTGAACAAAATGGAGGATATCGGGCTCTCTGACGCCACGTTCATTTGCGCCATAGTGTTTAATAAGCCATACCACCGCTAGTCCACCTAGGATGGGGACTAAGATAATCCCTATTCCCCATCGACTGGCTGGACTATAAGCAAACTCTTGCAAAACAAGTCCAGCGCGGCCTAAGAAGATAAAGTTGTAAATAATGCCAATCAAAGCGACATAAACAACAGCACCTAATCCACCAATGATGCCCATTTTCACGGCATGCATGATAAGTAGAAACACGCTAAATCCCTTTGAGTGGCGCATGCGGTGTTTATTCTAACCTTATAATATACCTTCTACATACATAAGATTAGAATAAAATATCAATTCTATATTACTCTGTTATTTATTTCAGCAGTCAGCATTACCTATAGGCATAGGCTCGTCGTGGTCTTAATGCTGCTTGCTTTTCTTCGCAACGTTCTAGCAACCTGCGGTTTTTATAAATTAAATCGTTCCATTTTGCAAAGGCCAATTCAAATAATTGCTTTTGTTCTTGCAATTCTTTTCTTCTTTGTTCTTGTTGGGTCGCTGTCGCTGCAGCCATTTTTAAATAGAATGCGTATGAAGAAGTTGCAGGCGCTAATGACGGTGCTTGAGGGGGAGAATCATCTGAACCATCCAATTCATTTGAAAGAGTATTAAATTCATATCTTCTTGATTCTTTAGCTTGGTTATAGCTATCGATTTTGCCATGAATGCTTCCTGTTAAAGTACTTATTTCATTGTAATCCATATTGCTGAGGTCAATATCGTTAAAATCTATCGCTAGT is a genomic window containing:
- a CDS encoding DUF3309 family protein; protein product: MIGTLLLILLVLLLLGAIPAWPYSREWGYYPSGTIGLVLLILILLLLLGRVPF
- a CDS encoding chloride channel protein codes for the protein MFLLIMHAVKMGIIGGLGAVVYVALIGIIYNFIFLGRAGLVLQEFAYSPASRWGIGIILVPILGGLAVVWLIKHYGANERGVREPDILHFVHPEEGKNRYAIELAKSLASTITIGTGGSAGWEIPITQLGATLSYLLGGIKNLPAQQRLVLTAAGSAAGVAAIFNAPLTGVVFALEILLFAFTLSHVVLIGISAVTGILVWKLFHGDKTLFHFKILPPDNMLLYAKQLLLYIPLGILVGLAAVLLMSGISWFKTLFEKNIKNLYLRHTIGLGLVGIMLYLLMKFFGHYYIVAMGYAAIQDIIDSMLRNIGLILLIFFCKLLALYLTLGSGATGGLFSPSLFLGATLGGAFGLVLQYCFPSMQINIIYFVVGGMGGMLASVTGALITSIVFILEISKNYYVALPIIITTIVGTWIRIYFYPKGIYTFKLYQHGLMFERHKL
- a CDS encoding hemerythrin domain-containing protein, with product MNAIQILLTDHKKMKQLLLKLSKMSEKKAAERKKLFNTIKHEAKLHEKMEEQLFYPHLIELSKSRANVLEHHEEVVLVEHMITKLSRTDPKSEKWTAKFTVFKELNDHHIEEEEDEKFPQAIKLLSRNLLLEIGEQMQDFKKKHK